The window TCTTCTTCTATACCTTTGTCTTTATAGTACAAGGAAGATCTTGATAAGATAAGTTTACATGTTTATATACAAAcgaattaatataaataaaatttaacatttgaATTCAATTTTGCTCAGAAAATTGTTCAAGAAAAAACagagataaaattttaaaaaaatcgaacaaataaaaagactcaaaaatttatgtaattcTATTATTTGCGTTtacataatgaaataaattaattaattattttttaaattggaaCTTTGTTACTCAATAATTCCTCATAGTTTACATGATAATATTTACAAACGAAAGCATATATCTGCTTCCATATATCAAAACACTAAAAAATATTAGCACACTCATGGGGTAAGAGGCTGATGGGCTGACTCATGATAACTTCagtaaaattttcttaatgtcATGCAACTTTGTCAAGGTTTCTCTCATGGATAAACGATCTTTGGCTGATTGAGCTGCACAACATAATGCGATTCTTATCACTGCTGCTAAACATTCTTCATATTTGCGAGGCCAATCACTTTCActgttgctgctgctgctacTTTCACTAGAATAAGTCTTGAATGCGCTTTGCAGTAAACTTCCTTGATACTTAAAAAGCCTCGGATCGGCAGtctcaaaattttgattgcGTTCCATTGCTAATGCAAATTTATTGAGGCTTAATCCTTCTATAAACATTCCATCAGTTGGCTTCTTTGCTATGAACATTTCAAGCAGAAGAATTCCAAAACTATACACATCTCCACTGATAGAAGCTTTGCCACCTAGACCATACTCTACAGAAAAATTCAGCAAAATTAGACTAACAACTACGATCATCACATAAAATTTGcctttttaagttaaatttttgctcaaaaaaaaaaaagttaataagAGTAGTTTACTGACCTGGCGCAATGTAACCAATTGAGCCTTTCACTGCCATTGTGCTACTCTCCCCTTGTGATGGATTTTGAGACAGAAACCTTGCCAATCCAAAATCCCCTACATGAGCAGCCAAATCTTCATCCAAAAGGACATTTGCAGGCTTCAGATCACAGTGCACAACGGTTGGTTCACAGTCATTGTGCAAATAATCTATGGCAGAAGCTACATCGATGGCAATATTAAGTCTTTGCAGAAAGGTCAAACATAATCCAGATTCCTCATCTTCTGGATACAACCACTTCTCCAGGTTGCCATTGGGCATGAACTCCATAACCAATGCCTTGAATTCATCTCCTTTATGATCAACGCTTGAGCATGAGGTGATAATCTTCACAAGGTTTCGATGCCTAACATTCCTCAAGGCCTCACATTCAGCAAGAAAACTTTGAATGGCTTTGCTTTGTTGCAAGTCAAGAACCTTCACAGCAAGGGTAGTATTGTTGGTGTTCGCTCCGTTTTCATTAGTGCTGAATGAACCTTTATAAACCGATCCGAAACCCCCCTTTCCAATCAGATTTTCAGTTGCGAAATTGCTTGTAGCAAGCCGGATACCAGAGTAAGATATCATGGGAGGCAACCCCTTCAATGAAAGTGAAGATTTACTGCCtttctccctctttttcttctttctggACATCAATGCCCATACAAAGCAGAAAATCAAACATATAAATGAAGCAGCTCCAGCAGCTGAAACTAAAATTTTGAGCAGGTGATTTCTCTTACTTTTCCTTGTATTACATTGAGGGAGCTCCAAATTTTTTGCAATTTCTTGATCACTGCTGCATAGCGCGTCGTTTCCCTCGATAGAAAACGTGCTGACGTTCAAGAAGACTTTTCCTGTTGGAACTTCTCCTTCCAAATGATTGAAAGACAAATTTAACATCTTGAGAAACTGAAGATTTTCCAAGTCTTGTGGAATTGGTCCAGAAAGATTGTTTGAAGAGAGATCCAAAACCTCTAGTGATACTAACTTTCCTAACGAATCCGGAATTTCACCACTGATATTATTTCTCGACATGTTGAGATATAGTAAACTTGAACAGCCACTAATTGACGAAGTTAAATTTCCAAACAGCTTGTTTTCAGAAACATCCAACACTTGAAGTTGCTTTAAGTTACCAACTTCACTAGGGAGAGGACCCCCAAGCACGTTATGTACCAGAATCAAGTAGTTTAAACCCGAAAGCATGAAAACCTCTTCCGGTATGCTTCCATTGAGCCTATTCCAAGACAGGTCTAATGTCTGTAGTTGCTGGCAGTTTCCAAGGCTGGTAGGAATTTTACCAGAGAACTGGTTATTGCCCATTAGGATTTCAGAAACTTGAGTAAAATTAGCGAAGCTTTCTGGAATTTCTCCAGAGAACATATTCTGGAACACCAAAAAGctctgtaaatttttaagtgtAGCTATACTCCTTGGAATCTCACCTGTAAAAGAGTTCTGCTCAATAGAAAGGGATATGAGATCTTGAAACTTCTCAATCCCCTGAGGGAAGCTACCAGTCAACAAATTGTCAGAAATGCAAAAATGCTGGATATTGCTTGACAGATTTGCGACTGAGGGAAATTCACCAGAAAGTCTGTTGGAATTAATCATCAGATATTCCAGCTGCGTACAGTTTGTAAGAGAATCAATAAACTGAAAATTCTGAGCTGTAGTagaagagagagaatttgCACCAAGGTCCAGCTTGATAAGTTTCTTCATGTTGCCAAGCAGAGGAATTGGCCCACGAAATCTATTTCTAGACAGGTCAAGGAATTCAATGTTTGAAGCATTAGATAGAGAAGCAGGTATAATTCCTTCAAACCTGTTTAGTGCCAAAAACAGTCGCTTGAGATTTGGAAGAACTTGACCTATATCATTTGGTAGATTTCCTGAAAGGTTATTTTGCGTTACAGATAAGAAAACTAAAGAAGTGATGTTGAAAATAGAATAAGGGATTTGGCCGGTCAGATGATTTTCAGAAAGCTGTATCTGTTGAAGGTTTCTAAGCCGACCAAGCTCACTTGGAATCTCACCAACTAACTTGTTTCTTGCAAAAGCAAGAAAAGTTAAAGAGGAAAGGTTTCCAAATGTAGGAGGAAGTGAATCAGTGAGGTTATTGACAGAGATATCCAGGATTCTGAGTCTTTGGAGATTGCCTAGTTCAGGTGGAAGGTTACCACTAAAACTGTTCCCTTGTAATCTAAGTGTTTCAAGATTATGGCAATCAGAAAGAATAGCAGGAACAGTTCCATTAATGGAATTGTTTCTAAGGTCAATGTGCTGAAGAAGTGAGAGCCTACTAAACTCCAGCTGAAATTGGCCATGAAATAAGTTGTGGGAAAGGTTAAGTGTGTGGAGGAAAGTAAGATTTGAGAGGGAAGGGACTAAAGTGCCTGCAAGGCCAAGACTACCAAGTTGGAGGGATTCTACTCGGGATCCATTGCTGCTGCAAGAAACACCATACCAGTTGCAATGAGAAGAATTCTGTGTCCACTCTGAGAGTGCATTTTGAGGATCACTGACATGGAGTTTGAAAGATAGCAAGGCTTCTTTGTCAGTTCTGGAATCCAAATCTCCCATCTGGCACATAACCGAGTAAAATTGGGTCTGGAATAAGGAGAAAAGCAGCAGCAGAAACTGCAGGTATTCCATGGTTTAGAAATATGGTTGAACTTGCCCTCCTTACCGTATGGTTTTAGAATTTGAATCTCTGTACATATAATTACCCATGGATATTGAGTTGTGGACTTTTTGGAGAAGATTCAACCCCGAAGACCAAAAGGCTGCTTGAAAAAGTCTTAACTCTGTAGTCTGTCCCAATCTTCAGGTAAGTCAtcctaaattagttttagtgGGGTTAcctaatttatattataaaaattatcgAAAAGATCCTCTAGAACTCCATGCCAAATTTATTCCGTTGCAATCATTATGGAAGTCAAAGAAGAACAGAAGGCTACTAGAAGGATTAAGGAGAATGGCGGGCGGGGAAGCAGTCAAAGGGCATCTTGATAGACTAGCAACACTGCCCTGCCAAAACATGTTTTGCAACTTGTAGCTTTTTAAGCCTTATGTAGAAGATTCTTCCGATTATCTTCCGAGAATGTACATTACAAGATGGCCTGATTCACAGTTAAAACATTGTTTTTACCGTTTCAATAATAAGATAAAACCCagtattttattcaattttccttttgaaattGATCTTGAGCAATATTTTTTAGTTATCATATggataaatcaatttaaaattaccataattTTCTTGTCACTATTTCCTATCATAAatccctctttttttttttctcacttttaAATGCTTAGTCAAATATACTCTGTCCTTATGCTCCTCTGGTATAGTCCAAGAAGTCGGTGACAGTTATACAAAACTAAAGAAATCAATGAACAGAGAAATCATGTGCTATCAGACTATTTAGGCGTTGAAAGGGTCGAATGAGTTTGCAAATCTTGGACTGATGCTCCCCTTATAAAGtcaacattattttgtttgtatttttAGCTACCTCTTGCAAATTCAAGCTCGTGTCTGAGAAAATTtgtttatcttcttttttgaaaGAGTCGGATGAAACTTTTCATTACTCGCCTTTCTGTCCTACTCAATCTTTCCAACTATAGCTTTTGATTGGTACCATGCTATATTTAACTCCAATCTTTGCTTTGTCGGTCAAATGCAATTTCTTGACAGTTAATGGGTAGGTGCATGCATGACACTTTGTATCTCTCTGtttcaaaagcaaaacaaataaCAATGTTTCAACGTCAAAAATGACTTTTCAGTTGTTTGTCGCAAGGAAGACTTCATTAGTCAATACctattcatcattcatttaaatGCAGAGAGTCTTGTATTGAATATTCATGCAAGTTGTATGTCCTTCCAATTTTCTTCGACTTCTTTCCAATTCAAAGATATACCTATCTTTCCCAATGTCCTTACCCAACAAACTAATTcaccattaaaaaaaaatatcatttaagtGCACATGttgaattcaaaattcaataattacaTTGATAATGAttgttaaaatataaattttcttgttaAGTATGCATATTGAATGCATATAAATGCAAGCTTTAACCTCTTCCAACTCAAACATGTACTGATTTTTTCGTGATATCCTGAGTGAATTAACCAATTTACCATGACTTGGATTTCATGAATCAATATTATCATCATTTGTATTGATTGTTTTAGTTTAAAGTTACCTCTCAAATACGGTATAGTATTAAATATATAGAAATGGCAGTTATCTGCCCTTCAGATTTTTCAACCTTTTTCCCAATTCAAACATGTACCAATCTTCAATTCAATGCCTAACCAACCAACCATGAGACCTAGTCGTTCATTGAATATTCTTTACTCTTGAGATCAGTGTAGACTGACTTAAAATTTCAGATTGTGGAATACAGTAATCTGATGATTAGTCATGATTTTCTGTCTATAAATACTAAGCTTCAACTGACATTGTCCATCACCCCTTGCCTTCTCCTGCTCTATTTCCAAGCTAAGTCCCCTAACTTCTTTGCAGATTCAATTACGTTGGCAAATGGCTTTAACTCAGTCCTCTCAAGTGAGGATGTTGGTGGTTGTCTTAGCCATCATAGTTCTCATGTCATCTGCTAGTGCCGCTGTTATCCCCCAGGATTTGATCCTGAAACCTATTAATCTGGGTAAGTTGTTTCTCTGCTACAGCACAGGTTCCAAATTATAGACTAAGTGTAGGCTTTTAATTAACCACATTTGATGATGCTGGTGCAGGACGGAAGCTTCTTGCTAATTATTATAACCCTCCCAACGCATATCCTGGTATACCAAGTGGATCAGGAGGCTATCCATGCTGCAAATAAGAAGCTATAAACTCTGCAAAAGAgttgagaagaaaaagaatgacaAGAACAAGGGCAAAGACATTACTGTATTTGTTTTTAAGTGAATTGAGTGTATGGTTaggaaaaatatataagagaataaaatgaaAGGCACAAACCGTATTAGTATCTGTGACTCCATATTCATTCAGTCTAGATTGCTGTCAAGTGTTAAACCAGATAGCTCCTTCTTCTttgctctgttttttttttttttttgaccatattgtattgattaaaTGCTTTCATTAGTATATGTCTCAAGGCTTAATTGTTTTGAGAAACTTTAAATTGTTGAGTTTGATAGTAATATGCTAAATGCTATATGCAATTGAGATGATACATGTTGGATGGATTAATTCCAATTAGGCAATGCcacttaaaaattaagacaAAGGATAATCCCTCCTCCTAAATGACCTCAAGTTTTTACTGTCAAAATACCTGTTGTAACAGTTGTTGACTTTAGCCAATCTCACTTAAGTTAAATCCAGAGAAATTGAACTATAAAAtaaaccaaattaaaaaaaaaagggaataaTGTCATTTTATTCCATCCAATAATTCGATTATTCTTtgaacataatatatatat is drawn from Theobroma cacao cultivar B97-61/B2 chromosome 4, Criollo_cocoa_genome_V2, whole genome shotgun sequence and contains these coding sequences:
- the LOC18602815 gene encoding putative receptor-like protein kinase At3g47110 — protein: MEYLQFLLLLFSLFQTQFYSVMCQMGDLDSRTDKEALLSFKLHVSDPQNALSEWTQNSSHCNWYGVSCSSNGSRVESLQLGSLGLAGTLVPSLSNLTFLHTLNLSHNLFHGQFQLEFSRLSLLQHIDLRNNSINGTVPAILSDCHNLETLRLQGNSFSGNLPPELGNLQRLRILDISVNNLTDSLPPTFGNLSSLTFLAFARNKLVGEIPSELGRLRNLQQIQLSENHLTGQIPYSIFNITSLVFLSVTQNNLSGNLPNDIGQVLPNLKRLFLALNRFEGIIPASLSNASNIEFLDLSRNRFRGPIPLLGNMKKLIKLDLGANSLSSTTAQNFQFIDSLTNCTQLEYLMINSNRLSGEFPSVANLSSNIQHFCISDNLLTGSFPQGIEKFQDLISLSIEQNSFTGEIPRSIATLKNLQSFLVFQNMFSGEIPESFANFTQVSEILMGNNQFSGKIPTSLGNCQQLQTLDLSWNRLNGSIPEEVFMLSGLNYLILVHNVLGGPLPSEVGNLKQLQVLDVSENKLFGNLTSSISGCSSLLYLNMSRNNISGEIPDSLGKLVSLEVLDLSSNNLSGPIPQDLENLQFLKMLNLSFNHLEGEVPTGKVFLNVSTFSIEGNDALCSSDQEIAKNLELPQCNTRKSKRNHLLKILVSAAGAASFICLIFCFVWALMSRKKKKREKGSKSSLSLKGLPPMISYSGIRLATSNFATENLIGKGGFGSVYKGSFSTNENGANTNNTTLAVKVLDLQQSKAIQSFLAECEALRNVRHRNLVKIITSCSSVDHKGDEFKALVMEFMPNGNLEKWLYPEDEESGLCLTFLQRLNIAIDVASAIDYLHNDCEPTVVHCDLKPANVLLDEDLAAHVGDFGLARFLSQNPSQGESSTMAVKGSIGYIAPEYGLGGKASISGDVYSFGILLLEMFIAKKPTDGMFIEGLSLNKFALAMERNQNFETADPRLFKYQGSLLQSAFKTYSSESSSSSNSESDWPRKYEECLAAVIRIALCCAAQSAKDRLSMRETLTKLHDIKKILLKLS